In Arthrobacter sp. SLBN-112, a genomic segment contains:
- a CDS encoding carotenoid oxygenase family protein — MWETDNKFLNGPFTPWHEETEAFDLEVIGKIPDDLDGALFRTGSNPKFKPRNTDRYHWFEGDGMVYATYLRDGKAAYRNKWVMTDALKVEMEAGEAVYSGFVNGGTAPSLPAGAPPMKNVPNTNVGVLADRLLVFFEGGLPHQMNPQSLETFGTYDFNGDVPFTCTAHYKLDPDTGNMLFYSYMGTNVTWYEADRHGKVLDTFAFSTSAPSMFHDFAVSKNYAIFFVTPGLFLAPNIGQGKPGLVWDPAATNNGVEIVTMHRTTHEVRTYRVDETFFPTHFFNAYERGNEIVIEAPRIKERFGTPADRITRPVDSHEWFMNAIPWRWTVNTATGRVTNQATSHIAGEFPAINPNKVGLEHKFGYFATTRGRDADTMSDGLAKTDLTKETVTVIEGLDDLTNPSEPIFVPRTGAVNEDDGYLLSIWWNRQTELSELCIYDTADFGRTPLARVKLPGRIPFGFHGSWSDREQIEDSLRVLASEHTN; from the coding sequence ATGTGGGAGACAGACAACAAGTTCCTCAACGGCCCCTTCACCCCCTGGCATGAGGAGACCGAAGCCTTCGACCTGGAGGTCATCGGCAAGATTCCCGATGACCTGGACGGAGCCTTGTTCCGCACCGGGTCCAACCCCAAGTTCAAGCCGCGCAACACGGACCGCTACCACTGGTTCGAAGGTGACGGCATGGTTTACGCAACGTATCTGCGTGACGGCAAGGCCGCCTACCGGAACAAATGGGTCATGACCGACGCGCTCAAAGTCGAGATGGAAGCGGGGGAGGCGGTCTACTCCGGGTTCGTCAACGGCGGCACCGCCCCATCGCTGCCGGCCGGCGCCCCGCCCATGAAGAACGTGCCCAACACCAATGTCGGCGTCCTCGCCGACCGGCTGCTCGTATTCTTCGAGGGCGGCCTGCCGCACCAGATGAATCCGCAGTCCCTGGAAACGTTCGGGACCTATGACTTCAACGGCGATGTCCCGTTCACCTGCACCGCCCACTACAAACTCGACCCGGACACCGGCAATATGCTCTTCTACTCCTACATGGGTACCAACGTCACCTGGTACGAGGCAGACCGGCACGGCAAGGTCCTCGACACCTTCGCCTTCAGCACCAGTGCCCCGTCCATGTTCCACGACTTCGCGGTGAGCAAGAACTACGCGATCTTCTTCGTCACCCCGGGGCTTTTCCTGGCTCCGAATATCGGCCAGGGCAAGCCGGGCCTCGTGTGGGACCCCGCAGCCACGAACAACGGTGTCGAGATTGTCACCATGCACCGGACGACCCACGAAGTGCGCACCTACCGGGTCGACGAGACGTTCTTCCCGACCCACTTCTTCAACGCCTACGAGCGAGGCAACGAAATCGTCATCGAAGCCCCCCGCATCAAAGAACGCTTCGGCACCCCGGCGGACCGCATCACCCGGCCCGTTGACTCCCATGAGTGGTTCATGAACGCCATCCCGTGGCGCTGGACCGTCAACACCGCCACCGGACGCGTTACCAACCAGGCCACCAGCCACATCGCGGGCGAGTTCCCGGCCATCAACCCGAACAAGGTCGGCCTGGAACACAAGTTCGGCTACTTCGCCACCACCCGTGGCCGGGACGCCGACACCATGAGCGACGGCCTGGCCAAGACCGACCTCACCAAGGAAACGGTCACGGTCATCGAAGGGCTGGATGACCTGACCAACCCCTCCGAACCGATCTTCGTGCCGCGGACCGGGGCCGTGAATGAGGACGACGGTTACCTGCTCTCCATCTGGTGGAACCGCCAGACGGAGCTATCAGAGCTGTGCATCTATGACACCGCGGATTTCGGCCGCACCCCGCTGGCCAGGGTGAAGCTGCCCGGACGCATTCCCTTCGGCTTCCACGGCAGCTGGTCCGACCGCGAGCAGATCGAAGACTCCCTCCGGGTCCTGGCCAGCGAACACACCAACTAG
- a CDS encoding FAD-binding oxidoreductase, whose translation MTQHMTTTAELKDSSSVLTEAIARMTEVLGADAVLLDESQVKDFRDPYEGDDAKDYQPSFVVQPSTVEEIQAVVRIANELQIKLWTSSTGRNYGYGGSAPVINGSVVLSLRRMNRILEINEAAGYALLEPGVSFFDLYKEIKARGLKLWISVPDLGWGSIIGNTLDHGYGYTVNGDHASAVCGMELVLASGEVVRTGLGAMSNSPMWQRHKRGFGPSLDSLFMQSNFGIVSKMGVWLMPEPEVFTTGAVICHKDEDIAPLIDALRPLVLDGTIQGLPLITSSPEPVDGRANPMEDTTGMSKAAKLSATLPPGRWHARIAFYGHEAVVEARRRIVTAAVAHLPGVIVDLRSYRGDVSPEEVHPLDLVPAGIPNMFLLDMMKKHIGENVGHIDFSPAIPFDGESAAKHELMVRTILEEAGLVAGFGWIANTRSLVGACMVFFDVNDPSEAAAAHAAVDLMCEKAAEWGWSEYRAHPSLIEHVAGNFDFNDHALNRLYTSLKDALDPAGTLSPGNHGIWPSPARNS comes from the coding sequence GTGACACAGCACATGACAACCACCGCTGAACTCAAAGACTCATCGTCGGTCCTGACTGAGGCCATTGCGCGGATGACCGAGGTCCTCGGGGCCGACGCCGTCCTGCTGGATGAAAGCCAGGTCAAGGATTTCCGCGACCCCTATGAGGGCGACGACGCCAAGGACTACCAGCCCTCATTTGTGGTCCAGCCCTCCACCGTTGAGGAAATACAGGCCGTGGTCCGAATCGCCAACGAACTCCAGATCAAGCTCTGGACCTCCTCCACCGGACGCAACTACGGCTACGGCGGCTCCGCACCGGTGATCAACGGCTCCGTCGTGCTGAGCCTGCGCAGGATGAACAGGATTCTGGAAATCAATGAAGCCGCCGGCTACGCCCTGCTCGAGCCCGGAGTCAGCTTCTTCGACCTCTACAAGGAGATCAAGGCCCGCGGGCTGAAGCTCTGGATTTCGGTCCCGGACCTCGGCTGGGGCAGCATCATCGGCAACACCCTGGACCACGGCTACGGCTACACCGTCAACGGCGACCATGCAAGTGCCGTCTGCGGCATGGAGTTGGTCCTCGCCTCCGGCGAAGTGGTCCGTACCGGCCTCGGCGCAATGAGCAACAGCCCCATGTGGCAGCGGCACAAGCGCGGCTTTGGCCCGTCCCTGGACAGCCTGTTCATGCAGTCGAACTTCGGCATCGTGTCCAAGATGGGCGTCTGGCTCATGCCTGAGCCTGAGGTGTTCACCACCGGGGCGGTCATCTGCCACAAAGACGAGGATATCGCTCCGCTGATCGACGCGCTCCGCCCTCTGGTGCTGGACGGCACCATCCAGGGCCTGCCGCTGATCACCAGCTCACCGGAACCCGTGGACGGCCGGGCCAACCCGATGGAGGACACCACCGGGATGTCGAAGGCGGCGAAGCTGTCCGCGACGCTGCCCCCGGGACGCTGGCACGCCCGCATCGCCTTCTACGGCCACGAAGCCGTTGTGGAGGCACGGCGCCGCATTGTCACCGCCGCCGTCGCCCACCTTCCCGGCGTCATCGTGGACCTCAGGTCCTACCGCGGCGACGTCAGCCCGGAAGAAGTGCACCCGCTGGACCTGGTCCCGGCCGGCATCCCTAACATGTTCCTGCTGGATATGATGAAGAAGCACATCGGCGAAAACGTGGGTCACATCGACTTCTCGCCCGCGATCCCGTTCGACGGCGAATCCGCCGCTAAGCACGAGCTTATGGTCCGCACCATCCTCGAAGAAGCCGGACTGGTGGCGGGCTTCGGCTGGATCGCCAACACGCGCAGCCTCGTGGGCGCCTGCATGGTCTTCTTCGACGTGAACGACCCCTCCGAAGCGGCAGCCGCCCACGCCGCCGTCGACCTCATGTGTGAAAAGGCCGCCGAATGGGGCTGGAGCGAATACCGCGCCCACCCCTCGCTGATCGAGCACGTGGCAGGAAACTTCGACTTCAACGACCACGCCCTGAACCGGCTCTACACCTCCCTCAAGGACGCGCTGGACCCCGCCGGAACGCTCTCGCCGGGCAACCACGGCATCTGGCCCTCGCCGGCCAGGAACTCCTAG
- a CDS encoding helix-turn-helix domain-containing protein — MPDREAARQRFGTDAAKALGAAGFLTFEYQGTTLFWWAFNTRPDPSVAGGLRAVPRADWIHVAAGRPGSGLAGLRYSYLEAQQAARVARLSPRQKFWDYDEAGMLALLLADPEGAARFVQVQLDGLLGPDQKLTDIRDTLRHFLLAGSSRLAAAQALHLATNTVAYRVKRAAELLGRPINENQAGTLAALEMAHAFPHLLDAPALGQ; from the coding sequence ATCCCGGACCGTGAGGCGGCGCGTCAGCGATTCGGCACCGACGCGGCAAAGGCGCTCGGCGCCGCCGGCTTTTTGACCTTCGAGTACCAGGGCACCACGCTCTTCTGGTGGGCGTTCAACACCCGCCCGGACCCTTCTGTGGCAGGTGGGCTACGTGCTGTGCCACGTGCCGACTGGATCCACGTCGCTGCCGGACGGCCCGGTTCCGGGCTAGCCGGGCTACGGTACAGCTACTTAGAGGCCCAGCAGGCTGCCCGGGTCGCACGCCTTTCGCCACGGCAGAAATTCTGGGACTACGACGAAGCCGGCATGCTGGCCCTGCTCCTCGCCGACCCGGAGGGAGCTGCCAGGTTCGTCCAGGTCCAGCTCGATGGGCTGCTGGGTCCGGACCAGAAACTGACCGACATCCGCGACACCCTCCGGCACTTCCTGCTGGCCGGAAGCAGCCGCCTCGCCGCAGCCCAAGCCCTGCATCTGGCCACCAACACCGTGGCGTACCGGGTTAAACGCGCCGCCGAGCTCCTCGGCCGGCCCATCAACGAGAACCAGGCGGGGACCCTGGCGGCACTGGAGATGGCGCACGCGTTCCCGCATCTCCTGGACGCGCCGGCGCTTGGCCAGTGA
- a CDS encoding SCO1664 family protein has protein sequence MPAPDLATAELTLTGRITTASNATFLGSIDGTTVVYKPIAGEKPLWDFPNGFLAHREVAAYLVSEVLGWNLVPRTWLRDGPFGEGMVQLWQEQDPAQSPVDLVATEQVPETGWKHVLEGRDETGRMVALVHEDSPALRRMAVFDVIVNNADRKGDHILAMAHGHRHGVDHGLTFHSDHKLRTVLWGWVGDALTAEESAGIDRVSEGLHGGLGTDLADLLSAEEIASLAARCARLRLAGRFPAPSGEMSAVPWPLF, from the coding sequence ATGCCGGCGCCGGACCTGGCGACCGCCGAGCTGACGCTCACCGGCCGCATCACGACGGCCTCAAACGCCACCTTCCTAGGCAGCATCGACGGCACGACGGTCGTCTACAAGCCGATAGCCGGGGAGAAACCGCTGTGGGATTTTCCCAACGGCTTCCTTGCCCACCGCGAAGTTGCCGCGTACTTGGTCTCGGAGGTCCTCGGCTGGAACCTGGTGCCACGAACCTGGCTGCGCGATGGCCCGTTCGGGGAGGGAATGGTGCAGCTATGGCAAGAGCAAGACCCCGCCCAAAGCCCCGTGGACTTGGTCGCGACGGAGCAGGTGCCGGAGACGGGCTGGAAACACGTCCTCGAGGGTCGGGATGAGACGGGACGGATGGTCGCCCTCGTTCACGAAGACTCGCCGGCGCTCAGGCGCATGGCGGTGTTCGACGTCATCGTCAATAACGCCGACCGCAAAGGCGACCACATTCTGGCGATGGCACACGGACACCGGCACGGTGTGGACCATGGGCTCACTTTTCACAGTGACCACAAGCTGCGCACGGTGCTGTGGGGATGGGTGGGAGACGCCCTGACCGCCGAGGAAAGCGCCGGCATAGACCGTGTCAGCGAAGGACTGCACGGCGGACTGGGCACTGACCTGGCGGACTTGCTCAGCGCAGAAGAAATCGCGTCGCTCGCCGCACGCTGCGCCCGGTTGCGCCTGGCAGGGCGGTTTCCGGCTCCCAGCGGTGAGATGTCGGCGGTGCCCTGGCCGTTGTTTTAA
- a CDS encoding DUF3090 family protein, which produces MPTRVHEFDWPDRVVVGTVGVPGARTFYLQVRAGTQVVSIAMEKQQSALLAEKIDEILDQLITVEGNPFSVPTGTPIELVDNDQLEAVQEQFRTGAMSLGWDPTTAQVVIEAHPITDADADGVDESLDEDGAAESEMLLVRMPVGTARAFAKRTREIVGAGRPACPLCGYPIDADGHTCTFPEV; this is translated from the coding sequence ATGCCTACACGTGTTCACGAGTTTGACTGGCCTGATCGGGTGGTTGTTGGCACCGTTGGCGTTCCGGGGGCGCGTACGTTCTACCTGCAGGTGCGCGCAGGGACACAGGTGGTGAGTATCGCCATGGAGAAGCAGCAGTCGGCCCTGCTCGCGGAGAAGATCGACGAAATTCTCGACCAGCTCATCACCGTCGAGGGCAACCCCTTCAGCGTTCCCACGGGCACTCCCATCGAACTAGTGGACAACGACCAGCTCGAGGCCGTCCAGGAGCAGTTCCGCACCGGCGCCATGAGCTTAGGGTGGGACCCAACCACCGCCCAGGTGGTGATCGAGGCGCACCCCATCACCGATGCTGATGCTGATGGCGTCGACGAATCGCTCGATGAGGACGGGGCTGCCGAGTCCGAGATGCTTCTGGTGCGAATGCCGGTCGGCACCGCCCGTGCCTTCGCCAAGCGCACACGTGAGATCGTGGGCGCCGGGCGTCCGGCGTGCCCGCTCTGCGGTTACCCCATCGACGCCGACGGGCATACCTGCACCTTTCCCGAGGTCTGA
- a CDS encoding histidine phosphatase family protein → MATVILVRHGRTTANATGLLAGRAAGVSLDQIGRDQAALTADRLASVPLVGVVSSPLERCQQTARLILDRQVGAPFAPVDPDLTECDYGQWQGRLLSDLAAEDLWPIVQSQPSAVVFPGGESMAAMQARSVAAIRRHDAAFEAEFGPGAVWVAVSHGDIIKSILADALGMHLDLFQRINVGPASVSIVRYGADRPSVYATNTDAGDLSWLSNGIHSGDAPVGGGAGQTAP, encoded by the coding sequence ATGGCGACCGTTATTCTCGTGCGGCACGGCCGCACCACAGCCAATGCCACTGGACTGCTGGCCGGCCGGGCCGCCGGCGTCAGCCTGGACCAAATCGGGCGGGACCAAGCGGCCCTGACCGCGGACCGGCTGGCGTCGGTCCCGTTGGTCGGGGTGGTGTCGAGCCCGCTTGAGCGTTGTCAGCAGACCGCCCGACTCATCCTGGATCGCCAGGTTGGCGCGCCGTTCGCGCCGGTCGATCCCGATCTCACCGAGTGCGATTACGGCCAGTGGCAGGGCCGCCTGCTCAGTGATCTCGCCGCCGAGGATTTATGGCCGATTGTGCAATCCCAACCGTCCGCCGTCGTCTTTCCGGGCGGCGAATCCATGGCCGCGATGCAGGCCCGGTCAGTGGCCGCTATTCGACGCCACGACGCAGCATTCGAAGCCGAGTTCGGGCCAGGGGCCGTGTGGGTGGCGGTGAGTCACGGTGACATCATCAAGTCAATCCTCGCTGACGCGCTCGGCATGCACCTCGACCTGTTCCAGCGTATTAACGTAGGCCCGGCATCCGTCTCGATCGTGCGCTACGGTGCTGATCGGCCGAGCGTCTACGCGACCAACACCGATGCGGGTGATCTGTCCTGGCTGTCGAACGGGATCCACTCCGGCGATGCGCCGGTGGGCGGCGGTGCAGGGCAAACGGCGCCATGA
- a CDS encoding DUF1272 domain-containing protein, with amino-acid sequence MLEIRPNCECCDRDIAPSDAAYICTFECTWCPDCVERFPNRACPNCGGDLQRRPVRPVAALVNNPPSTTRVVSPGCLKQDTLA; translated from the coding sequence ATGCTTGAGATCCGCCCCAACTGCGAATGTTGCGACCGCGACATTGCGCCGTCGGATGCTGCCTACATCTGCACCTTTGAATGCACTTGGTGCCCGGACTGCGTGGAGCGCTTCCCGAACAGGGCTTGTCCTAACTGCGGTGGTGATTTGCAGCGACGGCCTGTCCGCCCCGTGGCGGCGCTGGTCAACAATCCGCCGAGCACGACGAGGGTGGTATCTCCCGGCTGCCTCAAGCAGGACACCCTGGCCTGA
- a CDS encoding ABC transporter family substrate-binding protein, with translation MPVRRLMQLLTAAVAAVLVLAGCSGGGAPSVVVGEAKRGGSVTVAEVNAFSSFNPFSANGNTDINTKIGAITHSGFFFLDDSSKVVRNDKFGHYEKVSDQPLKVKYTVNEGVKWSDGAQVGSADLLLSWAAGSGYFDDVDPGTGKGTKYFATASNATGLAGTVFPEIGSDGRSITIEYAAPYADWEVAFDVGLPAHVVAAKSGLTDEEDLVKLLKDTPRGNPEKPVTIPELKKISDFWNTGFDTKKIPDDPALYLSNGPYIVRDIVPEVSMKLVRNRDYTWGQEPWLDEINVRFTGAVPAAVDALRNGQADIISPQPSAATDALLTGLSGQGITVQRYKQAGYDHLDLNFTGPFKDKDVREAFLKTVPRQEIVDAVLGGQSPDNKPLDSQVFLPDQPKYADTVKKNGSSDYAEVDIDAARSLLKGATPTVRILYNRDNPNRARAFALIRDSAERAGFRVEDGGQASADWAASLSRGGYDAALSGWIGTEAGVSRVPQIFRTGGGSNFTGYSDADADKVMAQLAVTTDLGKQDELLAEIDRRIWEDAYGLPLYQTLGTTAFNSRVAGVKTSPGPVGVWWNVWDWRLAQA, from the coding sequence ATGCCGGTCAGGCGCCTGATGCAACTGCTCACTGCTGCCGTGGCGGCTGTCCTGGTTCTGGCCGGATGCTCCGGCGGGGGCGCCCCGTCGGTGGTGGTGGGGGAGGCCAAGCGCGGCGGCAGCGTGACCGTCGCGGAAGTCAACGCCTTCTCATCCTTCAACCCGTTTAGCGCAAACGGCAACACCGACATCAACACGAAGATTGGCGCCATCACGCATTCCGGCTTCTTCTTCCTCGATGACAGCTCCAAGGTGGTCCGGAACGACAAGTTCGGGCACTACGAAAAAGTCTCGGACCAGCCCCTCAAGGTGAAATACACCGTGAACGAGGGAGTGAAGTGGTCCGACGGGGCTCAGGTGGGCTCAGCCGACCTCCTGCTGAGCTGGGCAGCCGGGTCCGGCTACTTCGACGACGTCGACCCCGGCACCGGCAAAGGCACCAAGTACTTCGCAACCGCCTCCAATGCCACCGGCCTGGCAGGCACCGTCTTTCCGGAAATAGGCTCGGACGGAAGATCCATCACCATTGAGTACGCTGCGCCGTACGCCGACTGGGAAGTGGCGTTCGACGTCGGGCTCCCGGCCCACGTGGTTGCAGCCAAGAGCGGGCTCACCGACGAGGAGGACCTGGTCAAGCTCCTCAAGGACACTCCGCGTGGCAACCCGGAAAAGCCCGTGACCATCCCGGAACTCAAAAAGATCAGCGACTTCTGGAACACCGGTTTCGACACGAAGAAGATTCCCGACGACCCGGCGCTGTACCTCTCCAACGGTCCGTACATCGTCCGGGACATCGTGCCGGAAGTCTCCATGAAACTGGTCCGGAACCGGGATTACACGTGGGGCCAGGAACCCTGGCTGGACGAGATCAACGTCAGATTCACCGGGGCCGTACCCGCCGCCGTCGATGCCCTGCGCAACGGGCAGGCGGACATCATCTCGCCCCAGCCGTCGGCGGCCACTGACGCACTGCTCACGGGCCTGTCCGGCCAGGGCATCACCGTGCAGCGCTACAAGCAGGCCGGCTATGACCACCTGGACCTGAACTTCACCGGGCCGTTCAAGGACAAGGACGTTCGCGAGGCCTTCCTCAAAACGGTTCCCCGGCAGGAAATCGTGGATGCCGTGCTGGGCGGGCAGTCGCCGGACAACAAGCCCCTGGACTCGCAAGTCTTCCTGCCTGATCAGCCCAAGTACGCCGACACCGTGAAGAAGAACGGTTCCTCGGATTACGCCGAGGTGGACATCGATGCCGCCAGAAGTCTCCTCAAGGGGGCCACGCCCACCGTGCGGATCCTGTACAACCGGGACAACCCCAACCGTGCCAGGGCCTTCGCCCTGATCCGGGACTCGGCGGAACGTGCGGGCTTCCGGGTGGAAGACGGCGGCCAGGCAAGCGCCGACTGGGCGGCTTCGCTCAGCCGGGGCGGCTATGACGCGGCGTTGTCCGGGTGGATCGGCACGGAAGCGGGAGTAAGCCGGGTGCCGCAGATCTTCCGCACCGGGGGCGGCAGCAACTTCACGGGCTATTCCGACGCCGATGCGGACAAAGTGATGGCGCAACTGGCCGTGACCACGGACCTCGGCAAACAGGATGAGCTGCTCGCCGAGATTGACAGGCGCATCTGGGAGGACGCTTACGGCCTGCCGCTTTACCAAACACTGGGCACCACCGCGTTCAACTCCCGTGTGGCCGGCGTGAAAACCAGCCCGGGCCCGGTGGGCGTCTGGTGGAACGTCTGGGACTGGCGTTTGGCCCAGGCCTGA
- a CDS encoding ABC transporter substrate-binding protein, with amino-acid sequence MRFTRTSKALGIVAIAALALTGCGGGGSTGGSSNAAGDPNKVITAYSNEPQNPLLPANTNEVYGGRVVNLLFEGLRSYDANGKAVNALADSIESSDAQNWTIKVKQGAKFTNGEAITAKTFVDSWNFAANSKNLQNNGFFFESIAGYDDVSAVNSVKGADGKTTTTPAPKADTMSGLQATDDSTITVKLAQPEADWSLRLGYSAFYPLPSAALADPKTYGENPVGNGPYKFEKQGSWVHDQSITLVKNADYKGTREAKNGGVTFKFYTDPGPAYTDLQSDNLDITDVLPSNALKTYVNDFPDRNATKAVATDSTLNIPGYNPNFQGEAGKLRRQALSYAINREEIAKVVFNGTRTPAKAFAPPVIDGFKEGIKGSEVLNFDPAKAKDLWAQADKIQPYDASKPLQIASNTDGGNKEWIDAVANGFKNNLGIQAEIQPFAKFAEVLNLRKSQQLPGLTRAGWQGDYPSLYNFLGPVWATGASSNYEKYSNPEFDKLLKEGLAAKSTDEANAKFNQAQEILFQDLPGLPLWDQARPIVWSNNIVKAETGWNGEILYYGITAK; translated from the coding sequence ATGCGTTTCACGCGCACTTCCAAAGCACTGGGCATCGTGGCAATCGCCGCGCTTGCCCTGACCGGGTGCGGCGGCGGTGGCAGCACTGGCGGGTCCAGCAATGCTGCCGGCGATCCGAACAAGGTCATCACCGCTTACAGCAATGAGCCACAAAACCCGTTGCTGCCGGCGAACACCAATGAGGTCTACGGCGGCCGCGTCGTAAACCTGCTTTTCGAAGGCCTTCGCAGCTACGACGCCAACGGCAAGGCAGTGAACGCACTGGCTGATTCCATCGAGTCGTCCGACGCCCAGAACTGGACCATCAAGGTCAAGCAGGGCGCCAAGTTCACCAACGGGGAAGCCATCACGGCCAAGACCTTCGTTGACTCCTGGAACTTCGCCGCGAACTCCAAGAACCTGCAGAACAACGGCTTTTTCTTCGAGTCCATCGCCGGCTACGACGACGTCTCGGCCGTTAACTCGGTCAAGGGTGCTGACGGAAAGACCACCACCACCCCGGCCCCCAAGGCCGACACCATGTCCGGACTGCAGGCAACCGATGATTCCACCATCACGGTCAAGCTCGCCCAGCCCGAGGCCGACTGGTCCCTTCGCCTTGGCTACTCCGCCTTCTACCCGCTTCCTTCCGCCGCTCTGGCAGACCCCAAGACCTACGGTGAAAACCCGGTGGGCAATGGTCCCTACAAGTTCGAAAAGCAGGGTTCCTGGGTCCATGACCAGTCCATCACCCTGGTGAAGAATGCCGACTACAAGGGCACCCGCGAGGCCAAGAACGGCGGCGTGACCTTCAAGTTCTACACCGATCCGGGCCCCGCATACACGGACCTGCAGTCGGACAACCTGGACATCACTGACGTCCTGCCGTCCAACGCCCTGAAGACGTACGTCAACGACTTCCCGGACCGCAACGCCACCAAGGCTGTTGCCACCGATTCCACCCTGAACATCCCGGGCTACAACCCCAACTTCCAGGGTGAAGCCGGCAAGCTGCGCCGCCAGGCTCTGTCCTACGCCATCAACCGCGAGGAAATCGCCAAGGTGGTCTTCAACGGCACCCGCACCCCGGCCAAGGCCTTTGCGCCGCCGGTCATCGACGGCTTCAAGGAAGGCATCAAGGGCAGCGAAGTCCTGAACTTCGATCCCGCGAAGGCCAAGGACCTGTGGGCCCAGGCCGATAAGATCCAGCCTTACGACGCCTCCAAGCCGCTCCAGATTGCCTCCAACACCGACGGTGGCAACAAGGAATGGATCGACGCTGTTGCCAACGGCTTCAAGAACAACCTCGGCATCCAGGCTGAAATCCAGCCGTTCGCCAAGTTCGCCGAAGTCCTCAACCTGCGCAAGTCCCAGCAACTGCCGGGCCTGACCCGTGCAGGCTGGCAGGGTGACTACCCGTCGCTCTACAACTTCCTGGGACCGGTCTGGGCCACGGGCGCTTCCTCCAACTACGAGAAGTACTCGAACCCCGAGTTCGACAAGCTCCTCAAGGAGGGCCTTGCCGCCAAGAGCACCGACGAGGCCAACGCCAAGTTCAACCAGGCTCAGGAAATCCTGTTCCAGGACCTGCCCGGCCTGCCGCTCTGGGACCAGGCACGGCCGATCGTGTGGAGCAACAACATCGTGAAGGCCGAGACCGGCTGGAACGGTGAAATCCTCTACTACGGCATCACCGCCAAGTAG
- a CDS encoding ABC transporter permease, whose amino-acid sequence MTSNNSHFVAPIEETPLQATDAVKTDQAPLSLWADAWRKLRRRPLFIISALLILALVVIALFPGLFTSTPPNEGCELANSEGGPTSGHPFGFTFQGCDVYSRVIHGTQASLSVGLLSVLCVLVIGVTLGALAGYYGGWIDAVLARLGDIFFALPLVLGALVITQLPLFRENKSVWTVVFVISLLAWPQMARITRGAVIEVRNADFVTAARALGVSKFGALIRHVLPNALAPIIVLATLELGVFIVAEATLSFLGIGLPQSIMSWGNDIAGAQASIRTRPEIMLYPAAALSITVLSFIMLGDAVRDALDPKSRQR is encoded by the coding sequence ATGACCAGTAATAACAGCCATTTTGTGGCCCCCATTGAAGAGACGCCACTGCAGGCAACGGACGCCGTCAAGACTGACCAGGCCCCGCTCAGCCTGTGGGCAGACGCGTGGCGCAAGCTCCGCCGTCGTCCGCTGTTCATCATCTCGGCACTGTTGATCCTTGCCCTGGTCGTGATTGCGCTGTTCCCCGGCCTGTTCACGTCCACGCCCCCCAACGAGGGCTGCGAACTTGCCAACTCCGAAGGCGGCCCCACCTCCGGGCACCCGTTCGGTTTCACCTTCCAGGGCTGCGACGTCTACTCCAGGGTCATCCACGGCACGCAGGCCTCGCTCTCCGTAGGCCTGCTCTCGGTCCTCTGCGTCCTGGTCATTGGCGTGACCCTCGGCGCCCTCGCCGGCTACTACGGTGGCTGGATCGACGCCGTGCTCGCACGCCTGGGCGACATCTTCTTCGCCCTGCCGCTGGTGCTGGGTGCGCTGGTCATCACGCAGCTTCCCTTGTTCCGCGAGAACAAGAGCGTGTGGACCGTAGTGTTCGTCATCTCACTCCTGGCGTGGCCGCAGATGGCCCGAATTACCCGCGGCGCAGTGATTGAGGTACGCAACGCGGACTTCGTCACCGCCGCACGCGCGTTGGGTGTTTCAAAGTTCGGAGCACTGATCCGCCACGTCCTGCCGAACGCCCTGGCACCGATCATCGTCCTGGCCACCCTGGAACTGGGCGTGTTCATCGTGGCAGAAGCCACCCTGTCCTTCCTGGGTATCGGCCTGCCTCAGAGCATCATGTCCTGGGGCAACGACATCGCCGGTGCGCAGGCATCGATCAGGACCCGGCCGGAAATCATGCTCTACCCGGCCGCGGCGCTGTCCATCACCGTGTTGAGCTTCATCATGCTGGGTGACGCCGTGCGCGACGCCCTCGACCCGAAGAGCCGTCAGCGATGA